One Xyrauchen texanus isolate HMW12.3.18 chromosome 26, RBS_HiC_50CHRs, whole genome shotgun sequence genomic window, TTAGCGAACTTTAGAGAGCAGCGCAGCACTGCGGGGAACCGCATGTCTAAACTACTGGATGCCGAAGAAGAAGATGACTTCTACAAAACAAcatatggaggattcaatgaTGTAAGAAACTCTATAAACTAAATTTCTATACATAACTctacacatctcattagagttctaTATGATTAcatatggaggattcaatgaTGTAAGAAACTCTATAAACTAAATTTCTATACATAACTctacacatctcattagagttctaTATGATTAcatatggaggattcaatgaTCCTTGTAACACATGCTTTTGAGAACATTCATAGTTGACTTGTCAGTTAATTATCTCTACAGGAGTCTGGTGATGACGAGTACAGAGACAATCACTCAGACACTGAAGACGAGGTGGACAGTGATTTTGACATCGATGAAGGAGACGAACCCGACAGTGACCAGGAAGACGACGCTCCACGAAGAAAGATCCGCGTCGTCACTAAAGCGTACAAGGTCAGTGTATATAATGAACATATGTAGTGATGATAAACAAGTCCAGTGTGAGTGAGATTCGGGCCAGTTGATGGCACTGTTgttcttgtttttatttgaacatttggATTTCAGTTATATTTGTTTGTTATATTTGTCCACTTTCaaagagtaattttttttaaccaacatcagtcctgatcataactaccaaatattcattcattttcaggattttaaccctttaaatgccagcttgtttacataatgccacagtagttttacacacacacacacacacacacacacaattttatctgAGATTTGAAAAGATTCAAAAACTGCTCCAActcataatacataataatactaataatgaaatataaaatacaaataataaataaatgcaaaataaaaatacatttctatttaaaGAAACTTAAAGTTTTAGAAATTCGcacatttttatagttatttccttccatttatatttgtttatatttgtttccTTCAATATCTGCTAcaactcataaaaaaaaaatcaataatataaaaataataataatacaataaaaattgtatttgtttgtgaacaataattttttattttgctggaaTACAAATGATACCAAAATAACAGTATCATCATAAAGCCACAAAAAtattgtgtgtgcgcgtgtgtgtgcgcttgtgtgtttCAGGAGCCTCTGAAGGTCTCTAAGCCCAAAGTCAAGCGAGTGTCTGAAGAACTGAAAACTGAACGACCCAAAACTGAGAGACGCGTCATTCAAGAGCTGCAGGAGTTTGtagagagtgagacacacacacacacacacacacacacacacacacacacacacacacacacacacacacacaagtgttgcTTTAATAATCAAAATCTTCTATCCCAGTATGAAtgattctctctctgtctttctcagtCCGTAAGTCAGTTCGTAGGTCCACGAGTGAACACACACGTAAGACGAACGAGCGTCTGCAGCGGAAGCTGGAGGCGCCGCGGAAGAGGAAAGGTGCTCTAAACAAACACGTGCTGACGCAAGACGAGCTGCTCGCTGAAGCCAAACTCACCGCAGAGATTAACATACAATCACTGGGTACGAGAACTCACTGAGACGTCTCTGAGATTATAATGAGACAGAGTTCAGATTATAAcgatgtgtgtgtttcagagaaCCACGAGCGTTTAGAAGCAGATAAGAAGAAGCACGTACATAAGAAGAGAAGGTTTGAAGGTCCAACGATTCGTTATCACTCAGTTTTGATGCCTCTACTGCCAGATTCACACATGAAAGAAGAGAACGTGGATGTGGAGGGGTAAATAAACACTATACACTCATATCCCCTTAAATTCTATTTGGGGGCGCTGTATCGCGAAGtaagtttacgcttaaaacgttaaagtctccgtatacataagtcagtcatatgaggtatcatttgaaagcttagaatctcaaCTTTTTATTGAACACCATCAGTTTTGCGTTTATGTAACttataataacaaaataaggctaATAAacgccacctagaggtcatgtggtcTTTTTCATGTAGCACATAAACAGACAAGTCATATACCAAataaaagctctcattctcaggaatgtgtcTGTACAGTTAATTATGTAgccaataactgctgctgtaagccccaaatagctaaacaGTTTATATTTGCTTTTATCTAAGGGAGTCCTCTAAAAATTattgttatatcttagatgtccagaacaaaatatgccatccagaaggaaaagcatgcttAGCAAATCATCGgataaatatgtttttgactattgatgataataTGTTATATATCATAGCAAAGGATCTCGGCTTTCTActaaaatttaaattaagtttgtagtccactcagaggccgagatattcaatgaaataatgagggtgttgcttgaactgaacattagactgaatgtctatggacgagctcatctgtgaggggtataatgtgttagagcgccccctacagttcacatctgtgaggggtataatgtgttagagcgccccctacagttcacatctgtgaggggtataatgtgttagagcgccccctacagttcacatctgtgaggggtataatgtgttagagccccctacagttcacatctgtgaggggtataatgtgttagagccccctacagttcacatctgtgaggggtataatgtgttagagccccctacagttcacatctgtgaggggtaaaatgtgttagagcgcccctacagttcacatctgtgaggggtataatgtgttagagcccctacagttcacatctgtgaggggtataatgtgttagagcgcccctacagttcacatctgtgaggggtaaaatgtgttagagccccctacagttcacatctgtgaggggtataatgtgttagagccccctacagttcacatctgtgaggggtaaaatgagtTAGAgcgctccctacagttcacatttgtgagggataaaatgtgttagagcgcccctacagttcacatctgtgaggggtaaaatgtgttagcgccccctacagttcacatctgtgaggggtaaaatgtgttagagcgcccctacagtgcacatctgtgaggggtaaaatgtgttagagccccctacagttcacatctgtgaggggtataatgtgttagagccccctacagttcacatctgtgaggggtataatgtgttagagcgcccctacagttcacatctgtgaggggtaaaatgtgttagagctcccctacagttcacatctgtgaggggtataatgtgttagagccccctacagttcacatctgtgaggggtaaaatgtgttagagcgcccctacagttcacatctgtgaggggtataatgtgttagagcgcccctacagttcacatctgtgaggggtaaaatgtgttagagccccctacagttcacatctgtgaggggtataatgtgttagagcctcctacagttcacatctgtgaggggtataatgcgttagagccccctacagttcacatctgtgaggggtaaaatgtgttagagcgccctctacagttcacatctgtgaggggtataatgtgttagagcccactacagttcacatctgtgaggggtaaaatgtgttagagctccctacagttcacatctgtgaggggtataatgtgttagagcccctacagttcacatctgtgaggggtataatgtgttagagccccctacagttcacatctgtgaggggtaaaatgtgttagagcccactacagttcacatctgtgaggggtaaaatgtgttagagcccactacagttcacatctgtgcggggtataatgtgttagagcccactacagttcacatctgtgaggggtataatgtgttagagcgccccctacagttcacatctgtgaggggtaaaatgtgttagagcgcccactacagttcacatctgtgaggggtaaaatgtgttagagcgcccactacagttcacatctgtgaggggtaaaatgtgttagagcgccaaggtgatagagaaaaaaatatttttcttagtacttactgccacctagtggaataaaataagactatttGCTGGGAAATAGagcaaacagaaccagaatttCATGCTTACAAATcaggacaacaacaacaaaaaatattattattaaactttgtATTTGTCATAAGATCCTAAAAATATTGGAGTAATtggaggttttttttattttatttggggggTTTTCTGAACAATGAGaccaattagtccacagtatgtaaACCCATTATCTAaatatttaacaacattttacACTTTGTGTCTCCTGTAATAGGCTGGATCAGGACACGCCCCAACCCACGCCCACTTCTTCTTCCTCTGTGCAGGGGGCGGGGTCTCTGTGCTCTCGCACTTACATCACGTTCAGCGATGATGAAGCGTTTAACTC contains:
- the vps72a gene encoding vacuolar protein sorting 72 homolog a gives rise to the protein MSLANFREQRSTAGNRMSKLLDAEEEDDFYKTTYGGFNDESGDDEYRDNHSDTEDEVDSDFDIDEGDEPDSDQEDDAPRRKIRVVTKAYKEPLKVSKPKVKRVSEELKTERPKTERRVIQELQEFVEIRKSVRRSTSEHTRKTNERLQRKLEAPRKRKGALNKHVLTQDELLAEAKLTAEINIQSLENHERLEADKKKHVHKKRRFEGPTIRYHSVLMPLLPDSHMKEENVDVEGLDQDTPQPTPTSSSSVQGAGSLCSRTYITFSDDEAFNSAFPLSAQSSPPCPVQEVCPVTHKPALYRDPVTDIPYANARAFRIIREAYQKYIAAHGFPNTSKNIGANNESDSSTKSARPKSVVKQGVVTTKAQ